GGTCGAAGACGCGGCTGCCGGACGACGTGCGGCGCGCGGGGTCGGCGTAGACGCCGTCGACGCCCTCGGCGGCGAGGTCGAGCGTGAGCCCGTCGGCGTGCCGGACCTGCGTGTCGGGGAAGTGCCGGAGGTTGACGGTCGCGATCGCGGCGGTCGCCTCGTCGACGTCCGTGGCCAGCACCGCGAGCCCGACGCCCGCGAACGCCATCGCGTCGGCGCCGATCCCGCACGTGAGGTCCGCGACCCGCGTCGTGCCCGCGTCGCGGTACCGGCGGGCGTGGTGCGCCGCGACGGTGAGCCGCGTGGCCTGCTCCAGGCCGGCGGCGGTGAACAGCATCCCGTCGGCGAAGTCGCCGAGCTTGGCGCGTGCACGCGCCCGCAGCCGCGACTGGGTGAGCGCGGCGGCGACGAGCGTCGGGTCGAGGCCCTCGGCGTGCAGGCGCGCGGACAGCGCCATCGCCCGCTGCTCGTCGTACGGCGGGAGCGCCGAGAGCAGGGCCCAGCCCTGGGGGCTGAGCAGCGCGGTGAGGCCGGCGGCGTCCATGCGGGCGATCCTTGCACGGCCCGACGGGCGGCGCGGCGGGCCCGGTGCGACGAGAGGCGCGGGGCGGCGCCGGTCGACGCCGTCGGGGCCCGCGAGCGCGGCGCCACGCGCGGAGATTGGCACTCGCCTTGACCGAGTGCTAACGCGTTCCTAGAGTGAGGAGCTGGCACTCTCCTGGTGAGTGTGCCAGCTGCGCACCTGGTCACGGCACCCGCGACGACGTGAGCCGGTGCGCTCGGACAGCTCGAATACGACTCACATGCGAAGGGGAGGTCCGCTGTGTCGGTCTCCATCAAGCCCCTCGAGGACCGGATCGTCGTCAAGACGCTCGACGCGGAGACGACGACGGCCTCGGGTCTCGTCATCCCGGACAGCGCCAAGGAGAAGCCCCAGGAGGGCGAGGTCCTGGCGGTGGGTCCGGGTCGTGTCGACGACAACGGCAACCGGATCCCGCTCGACGTGGCCGTCGGCGACAAGGTCATCTACTCGAAGTACGGCGGCACCGAGGTCAAGTACGCCGGCGAGGAGTACCTGATCCTCTCGGCCCGCGACATCCTCGCGGTCGTCGTCAAGTGATCTGACGGTGCCCGGCGCCCGTCGCTGACGGCGCCGGGCACCACGAAGGCCCCCGACCATCGGTCGGGGGCCTTCGTCGTCCTCGGGTCCGCGGGTCAGACGACCGCGCGACGTCCGCTGCGCTGCGCCAGGATCGCGGCCCGCTCGTCCTCCGACAGGCCGCCCCACACGCCGTAGGGCTCGCGCACCGCGAGCGACTGCTCACGGCACTCCTTGAGCACCGGGCACGTGGCGCAGATGGCCTTGGCGGCCTCCGCGCGGCGCCGACGCGCCGACCCACGCTCGCCCTCGGGGTGGAAGAAGAGGTCCTGGTCGGCGTCGCGGCAGGCGCCTTCGAACTGCCACTCCCACAGGTCCATCACCGGTCCGGGCAACCGCGAGATCTCCGCCATGCGTCCTCCTCAGTCATTCCGAGTCCGTGGGCCGTGGGCTCCAGCGCGCTCGGTGGCTCGGTTGTCAGGCACCCCGCACGGTGGTGCGGGTGGTGCGATGGGCTGAACGCTACAACCGCGCCAGAAGTTGTTCAAGACTGCTTCGCACGATCGTGTGATGACGCGGTTGTGGGCGGACGCCCAGGTCGGCTGACGCGGTCCGGCCTTCTCGGCGCCGCCGTCACCGCACGACGACCCGCGCCGCACTGGCACAATCGCGTCATGCCCGCCGACGAGGACGTCTCGACGCCCACGACCACGGCGCCCGACGCGGGAGCGCCCGCGCTCGCCGTCGCGGCCGTCGCGCGCCGGCTCGGTGTGGCGCCCGCGACGCTCCGCACGTGGGACCGGCGGTACGGGCTCGGTCCGTCGGAGCACTCCGCGGGCGCGCACCGCCGGTACAGCGCGACCGACGTCGAGCGGCTGCTCGTCATGCGGCGGCTCACCCTCGACGGCGTCGCGCCCGGCGAGGCGGCGCGCCTCGCGCTCGCGACCGACGTCACCGCCGAGCACGGGCACCGCGTCCGGCCCGTCGCCCCGCACCCCGACGCCAGCCCGACCGCGGTCGTGGACGCCGCGCTCGCCGACGACGCGGACCGCTGCGCCCGCCTCCTCGCGCTCGGTCCCGGGACACCGGGTGCGGTCGCCCGCTGGTGGACCGACCTCGTCGAGCCCGCGCTGACCCAGCTCGCCCGGCGGACCGTCGTCGACCGTCCTGGCGTCGACGCCGCGCTCACGGTCCGGGCGGCCGCGTCCGCCGCGCTGCGCGACGCGACGGCCGACCCGCCCGCCGCGGGCAGCCCCGTCGTGCTCGTCCTCGTGCCCCCGGGGGAGGAGCGGCCTCTCGTCGCGCACGCGCTCGCCGGTGCGCTCGTCGAGAGCGGCGTCGACGGCCGGCTCGTCGGCGGTCCCGTGACCGCGCACCACGCGTCCGAGCTCGTCGCGATGACGCGCGCGCGGGCCGTCGTCACCGTCGGGCGGCGCACCGAGCCCGACCTCGACGTCGTCGTCCGGCTCGCGCACGACCGTCGCGACCTGCCGCAGTTCGTCATGCTGCCCGACAGCGCACACCGTCACGTCCCCGTCGAGCCGCACGTGCACCGGGCCCGCACGTTCACCGGGCTGCTCCACGAGGTGCTCGCGGTCGCCGCGCCCGCCGACGGCAGCTGACCACGTCCGGCGGGTCCCACGGCCTCCCGGGCCCGTCTGGGGCGTCCTCACCCGGCCGGGCGAGGGGCCGTCGACCCGCCGGGTGTCCCCCGTACGGCCCAGTGGACATTCCCCTCCAGGAGCCCCCGCGGCGGGAGGAACCGGGGCAGGGGAGGCGCCGGAGTGCCCCGGCGGGCTAACGTCTGCGTGCGCGTCGACCGATATCCGTGGCGAATCAACCGTTCGGATGACGGACAGGTCGGCAGGGGCCGCGCCGCCCGTCGGAGCAGACGGGCGTACGAGACGGTCTGGGCAACAGGAGGAACGATGGCGGGAGTCGTGGTCTGTCACGGCTCAGCGGTGATCCGCGAGCGCCTGGTGGTGACCTCCATCGGTGTGCCCGCTCTCACTCCGGTGCGAGCGGCGGCGTCGGTGGACGAGCTGATCACGCTGGCACGCAGGGTCCCGCCGACGGTCGTCCTGCTGGACGCGCACCTGCCGGCACCGGGAGCCACCGAGGCGATCCGACGGCTGCGTGCCGTCTCGCCGTCGGCGGCGGTCGTGCTGCTGGCCAACCCCGACGACTCCGTGGCGCTCGACCGGGCGCTGCAGCTCGGTGCGCGCGGGTTCCTCGCGCCCGACGTGGGTCGCGCGGAGCTGTCGGCGGTGGCCGCGCACGTGCTCGCGAGCGCGGTGCTGCCGGTGCAGGGTCCGCGGGCGACGGTCGAGGTGCCGACGCCGATCGGCGGGTCCGGTCTGGACGGTTCGCGCCCCGCGGGCGGTGCGGTCGACGGCAACGACGGCGCTCCGGCGTCCTCCGAGCCCGGGCCGGCGCCGCTGACGAAGCGCGAGGTCGAGGTGCTGGTCGGCATGAGCAACGGACGGTCGAACGCGCAGATCGGCGCCGAGCTGTTCCTCTCCGAGGACACGGTGAAGACGCACGCGCGCCGGCTGTTCCGCAAGCTCGGCGCGAAGGACCGCGCGCAGGCGGTCGCGATCGGGCTGCGCCGGGGTCTCATCCGCTGACGGCGGTGGCCGCCGGGTCGCCGTGCGGTCGAGTGGGCCGGGCGTCCGGGGGGCGGACCGGGGGGCCGGTGCCGCCCGCCGCGCGACGTATCCTGGACGGATGACGGGCACCCCCTCGCCGGCCGACCCCTTCGCGCGGATCGGGCTCACCTACGACGACGTCCTGCTCCTCCCGGGGGAGACGGACGTGATCCCCAGCGAGGTGGACACGACCTCGCGGCTCACCCGTGAGATCTCGGTCCGCGTCCCGCTGCTGTCGGCGGCGATGGACACCGTGACCGAGTCGCGCATGGCGATCGCGATGGCGCGCCAGGGCGGCATCGGGATCCTGCACCGCAACCTCTCGATCGAGGACCAGGCGCACCAGGTCGACCGCGTGAAGCGCTCGGAGTCGGGCATGGTGACCGACCCCGTCACGGTCTCGCCCGACGCGACGCTCGCCGAGCTCGACCGCCTGTGCGGCACGTACCGCGTGTCGGGCCTGCCCGTCGTCGACGCGCAGGACCGCCTCGTCGGCATCATCACCAACCGCGACCTGCGCTTCGTGCCCGCCGCGGAGTTCGAGCACCGCCGCGTGCACGAGGTCATGACGGCGATGCCGCTCGTGACCGCGCCCGTGGGGATCGCGCGCGACGACGCCGCCGCGCTGCTCGCGAAGCACAAGATCGAGAAGCTGCCGCTCGTGGACGACGCCGGCGTGCTGCGCGGCCTCATCACCGTCAAGGACTTCGTGAAGTCCGAGCAGTACCCCGACGCGACCAAGGACGGCGAGGGCCGCCTCGTCGTCGGCGCCGCGATCGGGTTCTTCGGCGACGCGTGGGAGCGCGCGACGGCCCTCGTCGACGCGGGCGTGGACGTGCTCGTGGTCGACACCGCCAACGGGCACGCCCGGCTCATGCTCGACATGGTGCGCCGGCTCAAGTCCGACCCGTCGACGCGCGCGGTCCAGGTCATCGGCGGCAACGTCGCGACGACGGCGGGCGCGCAGGCACTCGTCGACGCGGGCGTCGACGCCGTGAAGGTCGGCGTCGGGCCGGGCTCGATCTGCACGACGCGCGTCGTCGCAGGCATCGGCGTCCCGCAGGTCACCGCGATCTACGACGCCGCGCAGGCGTGCAAGCCCGCCGGGGTCCCGGTCATCGGCGACGGCGGCCTGCAGTACTCGGGCGACATCGCGAAGGCGCTCGTCGCGGGTGCCGACACCGTGATGCTCGGCTCGCTGCTCGCGGGCTGCGACGAGTCGCCGGGCGAGCTCGTGTTCGTCAACGGCAAGCAGTTCAAGCACTACCGCGGCATGGGTTCGCTGGGCGCGATGGCGTCGCGCGGCCGCGTCTCGTACTCGAAGGACCGCTACTTCCAGGCCGACGTCACGACGGACGAGAAGATCGTCCCCGAGGGCATCGAGGGTCAGGTGCCGTACCGGGGGCCGCTCGCGGCCGTCGCGCACCAGCTGATCGGCGGCCTGCACCAGTCGATGTTCTACGTCGGCGCGCACACGATCCCCGAGCTGCAGGCCAAGGGCCAGTTCGTGCGGATCACCGCCGCGGGGCTCAAGGAGTCGCACCCGCACGACATCCAGATGACGGTCGAGGCCCCGAACTACAGCTCGCACCGCTGACGCCCCGCGACGCCCGGGGCGCTGCTACCAGAGCGTGCCGACGGGCTCGCGCGCGGGCCACGTGGGTTCCGCGCCGGGGCCGTCGAGGCCCTTCTCGGTGCGCCACGCGTTGAAGCTCTCGGCCCACGCGCGGTGCGCCGTGACCTGGTACTCGTGCAGCGTGTCGAGGTCCAGGTCCGCGAGGTGCGGGAAGCGCCCGACGATCCGCTCCAGGACGTCGAGGGTCGCGACGACGTCGACGTCGGCGTTGTGCAGGTCGCCCGACTCGACGACCTCGTAGACGCCGCACAGATCGACGAGCTTGCGCTTGCCCTCGCGCTCGCGGTCCTCCGCGCGGTCCAGCACGAGCGGGTCGATCACGGGCCGGGCGGCGCCCAGCAGGCGGTCGGGGAGCGTCGGGAGGCGGTGGCGGCGCAGCTCGGCGTCGAGCAGGCACAGGTCGAACGCGGCGTTGTAGGCGACGACGGGGACGCCGGCGCGGAACGCCTCGGCGAGCGCGGTCGCGATCTCGTCGAGCGCCCCCTTCGGGGCGACGCCGTGGGCCTTCGCGTGCTCGGTGCTGACGCCGTGGATCGACGCGGCGGCCTCGGGGATCTCGACGCCCGGGTCCAGCAGCCAGGTGCGCACGTGGGTGCCGTCGGCGTCGCGACGGACGAGGGCGGCGGTGACGATGCGGTCGCGGTCGACGTCGAGCCCCGTGGTCTCCGTGTCGAAGCCCAGCAGGGGTCCGTCGTTCCAGCCCATCGCGCGTCCTTCGTCCGTGGTGCTCGCCCGTCGGGCACCGGCCCGCCGGGCGGCGGGCCCGTCGTGCTGCCCGCTTCGCCAGGATCGCACCGACCACCGACAGCGGCGTGCACCGACACGACCGCGCCGACCGCCGCGCGGCCGCCGACGAGGAGGGGGCGGTGGCGCCGGTAGCCTGGTGCGGTGAGCAACGAGATCGAGATCGGGCGCGGCAAGCGCGGACGGCGGGCCTTCTCCTTCGACGACGTGGCGGTCGTCCCGTCGCGGCGGACGCGCGACCCCGAGGAGGTCTCGGTCGGCTGGCAGATCGACGCCTACCACTTCGACCTGCCGGTTCTCGCGGCGCCGATGGACTCGGTGATGAGCCCGTCGACCGCGGTCGCGCTGGGCCAGGCCGGTGGTCTCGGCGTGCTCGACCTCGAGGGCCTGTGGACCCGGTACGAGGACCCGGCGCCGCTGCTCGCGGAGATCGCGACGCTCGACTCGGCGCGCGCGACGGCCCGTATGCAGGAGATCTACTCGGCGCCGATCCAGCCCGAGCTCGTGAGCCAGCGGCTCAAGGAGGTCCGCGCGGCGGGCGTGACGGTCGCGGGCGCGCTGTCGCCGCAGCGCACGCAGGAGCTGTGGCGGACCGTGGTCGACGCGGGCGTCGACCTGTTCGTCATCCGCGGCACGACGGTCTCGGCCGAGCACGTGTCGGGCCGCGCGGAGCCGCTCAACCTCAAGCGCTTCATCTACGAGCTCGACGTCCCGGTGATCGTCGGCGGCGCGTCCACCTACACGGCGGCGCTGCACCTCATGCGCACGGGCGCGGCGGGCGTGCTCGTCGGGTTCGGCGGGGGAGCGGCGCACACGACGCGCGTGTCGCTCGGCATCCACGCCCCGATGGCGACGGCCGTCGCGGACGTGGCGGCGGCGCGGCGCGACTACCTCGACGAGTCGGGCGGCCGGTACGTGCACGTGATCGCTGACGGCGGCGTGGGACGCTCGGGCGACCTGGTGAAGGCCGTCGCGTGCGGTGCGGACGCGGTGATGCTCGGTGCGGCGCTCGCGCGTGCGACCGAGGCGCCGGGCCGCGGCTGGCACTGGGGCCCGGAGGCGCACCACCCGCACCTGCCGCGCGGCGAGCGCGTCGAGGTCGGCACGGCGGGCTCGCTGGAGCAGATCCTGTTCGGCCCGGGTCACACCGCGGACGGGACGCTCAACCTCGTGGGTGCGCTCAAGCGCGCGATGGCGACGACCGGGTACTCGGACCTCAAGGAGTTCCAGCGCGTGGAGGTCGTGGTCTCGCCGTACCAGCCGCACTGACGCCCGGCCCCGCTCACGAACGCCCGTCCCCGCACGTGTCCGTCCGTGTCCGGTCGGCGTCCGGAAGCGCGCCGGATCGGGTGCGCGGCGCGTGATCGACCGGATAGCGGGCATCGGGATGCCCGAGTTTGCCCAGGTCGACGTCTGTTTGAGTCCGAATGGGCCCGAATCTCTTGACATGGCAGGGTGAGAAGCGGACTCTGGACGCATCAGACATCGCGACGGACGCGGTGTCCGGCACGACGGAGGCAGCGTGTACGCACCGGAGCGGCACCAGCAGATCCTGGCTCGCGCCCGCGCCGAGGGCCGGGTCGACGTCACCGCCCTCGCGGACGAGCTCGACGTCACCCCCGAGACCATCCGCCGGGACCTCACCGCCCTCGAGCGTCACGGCCTCGTCCGGCGCGTGCACGGCGGCGCGATCCCCGTCGAGCGGCTCGGCTTCGAGCCCGGCATCGCGGACCGCGAGGGCCTGCTGGCGGGGGAGAAGGAGCGCATCGCCAAGGCCGCGCTCGACGAGCTGCCCGACGGCGGTGCCGTCATCTTCGACGCCGGCACCACGACCGTGCGCCTCGCCGAGCTGCTGCCCACCGACCGCGAGCTCACCGTCGTCACGCACGCGCTGCCCGTCGCCACCGTCCTCGCGACCCGGCCCGGCATCACGCTGCACCTCGTCGGCGGCACCGTCCGCGGCCGCACGCTCGCCGCGGTCGGGACCTGGGCCGTGCAGGCGCTCGCGGACATCCACGCCGACGTCGCGTTCGTCGGCACCAACGGCCTGTCCGTCGAGCACGGGCTGACGACGCCCGACCTCGCCGAGGCCGCGGTCAAGCGCGCGCTGGTCACCAACGCGCGGCGGACCGTCGTGCTGGCGGACCACACCAAGCTCGGGCGCGTCGACTTCGCGCACGTCGTGCCGCTCTCGGCCGTCGACACGCTCGTCACCGACACGGGTGCGGAGCCCGAGCTCGTCGACGAGATCGAGGCCGCCGGGACCCGGGTGGTGCGCGCATGATCCTCACGCTCACCCCGAACCCGAGCCTCGACCGTGCGCTGCAGGTCGACCGGCTCGTCGTCGGCGAGGTCAACCGCGCGGACGCCGCGTGGGTGCACCCCGGGGGCAAGGGCATCAACGTGTCGCGCGTGCTCATGGCGCACGGCGTCCCGACGCTCGCCGTCCTCCCCGCCGGGGGCGCCGACGGTGCGCGCCTCGTCGAGCTGCTCGGCGAGCAGGGCGTCCCCGCGCTCCCGGTCCCGGTCGCCGAGGACACCCGCACCAACCTCACGCTCGTCGAGGCGGGTGGCGCGACGACCAAGGTCAACGCGCCCGGCCCCCGGCTCACCGACGACGAGGTCGACGCGCTGCTGCGGGCCGTCGAGCAGCAGCTGACCACGCAGCCCGCGGCGCTCGTCAGCGCGGGCTCGCTGCCGCGGGGCGCGTCGGAGTGCTTCTTCGTCCAGGTCGCGGGCCTCGCCGCCCGGCACGGCGTGCCGTTCGCGCTCGACACGTCCGGGCTCCCGCTGACGCGGGCGGTCCGGTCCGGCGGGCTCACGCTCGTCAAGCCCAACGACGACGAGCTCGCCGAGCTCGTCGGCCATGAGCTCGTGACCGTCGGCGACGTCGTCGACGCCGCGCGCGAGGTCATCGAGGCGGGCACGCGCGCCGTGCTCGTCAGCCTCGGGGCGCACGGCGCGCTGCTCGTCACCGCGCGGCACCACTGGTGGGCCGGCGGCCCGCCGCTCGTGCCGCTGTCCACGGTCGGCGCGGGCGACACGACCCTCGCCGGCTTCATCGCCGGGGACGGCGACTCCGCGACCCGCCTCCGCCGCGCCGTCGCGTTCGGCAGGGCCGCGGTCCTGCTCCCCGGGACCGCGGTCCCCACCCCCGACCAGATCGACACCGACGCCGTCCAGGTCGTCGAGAACCCCGACCCCCGTACCGCGCTGAAGGAGCTGTGACGTGACCACCCCCCTCATCACCGCCGACCTGGTCGCCGTCGACCTCGTCGCCACGGACCGCGACGACGCGACCCGCCAGCTCATCGACCTGCTCGCCGCCGCCGGGCGCGTGACCGACGCCGACGGGTTCCACGCCGACGTGCGCGCCCGCGAGGCGCAGATGGCGACCGGCATGCCCGGAGGCATCGGCCTGCCGCACGCCCGCTCGGCGCACGTCACCGTGCCGAGCCTCGCCGTCGGCAAGGTGCCCGGCGGCGTCGACTTCGGCGCCCCCGACGGCCCCGCGACGCTCGTCTTCCTCATCGCCGCGCCCGACTCCGGCGACAGCGCGCACCTGCAGATCCTCGCCGCGCTCGCCCGGCGGCTCGTGCACGAGTCGTTCCGGACGTCGCTCAAGGACGCGCCGGACGCCGCGACCGTCGCCGAGATCGTCACCCGAGAGGTCGTGCCGGCATGAAGCTCGTCGCCGTCACCTCGTGCCCCACGGGGATCGCGCACACCTACATGGCCGCCGAGGCCCTCGAGCAGGCCGGCCGCGCCGCCGGTCACGAGGTCGCCGTCGAGACGCAGGGGGCCGCGGGCTCGATGCCGCTCGACCCGCGCGTCATCGCCGACGCGGACGGCGTGATCTACGCCGCCGACCTCGAGGTCAAGGACAAGGACCGCTTCGCCGGCAAGCCGTTCGTCGACGTCGGGGTCAAGAAGGCCGTGCACGACGCCCCGGGCGTCATCGCCGCCGCGGTCGCGGCGGTCGAGTCCGGGGTGCCCGCGCCCGCCGCGACCGGCCATGCCCCCGGGACCGGCCCGACCGGCCCGACGACCAAGGTCGACGCGAACGCCGGGGTCGGCACGCGCGTCCGGCAGTGGCTCATGACGGGCGTGTCGTACATGATCCCGTTCGTCGCCGCGGGCGGGATCCTCATCGCCCTGTCGTTCATGCTCGCGCAGCTCGCGTGGGGCGACGAGGGCGTCGTGCTCGTCACCGAGGTGCCCGTCGACGACCTCATGACGTCGTTCAACGTGGCGTCGCTGCAGGACTGGGCGGTGCTGCTGTTCCGGACCGGTGGTGTCGCGTTCGGGTTCCTCGTCCCCGTGCTGTCGGGCTTCATCGCGTACGCGATCGCCGACCGCCCCGGCCTCGTGCCCGGCTTCGTCGGCGGGTCCGTGTCCGTGCTCGTCGGCGCCGGCTTCCTCGGCGGCCTCGTCACCGGCTTCCTCGCCGGGTTCGTCGCCCTCTGGATCGCGCGCTGGAAGGTGCCCAAGGGCGTGCGCGGCGTGATGCCCGTCGTCGTGATCCCGCTGCTGTCGTCGTTCGTCGTCGGCCTCGTGATGTTCGTGATCATCGGCCGGCCCATCGCGTCCCTCATGGACGGTCTGAGCTCGTGGCTCAACGGCCTGTCCGGCTCGAACCTCGTGCTGCTCGGCGTGCTGCTCGGCGCGATGATGGGCTTCGACCTGGGCGGCCCGATCAACAAGGTCGCGTACACGTTCGCCGTGACCGGGCTCGCGACCGAGGGCCTCGACGCCGACGCCACGCAGTACAAGGTCATGGCCGCCGTGATGGCCGCGGGCATGGTCGCGCCGCTCGCCATGGCGCTCGCGACCGTCGTCCGCAAGAAGCTCTTCACGCACGCCGAGCAGGAGAACGGCAAGGCCGCGTGGCTGCTCGGGGCGTCGTTCATCTCGGAGGGCGCCATCCCGTTCGCCGCCGCCGACCCGTGGCGCGTCATCGTGTCGTCCGTCGCCGGCTCCGCC
The sequence above is a segment of the Cellulomonas fimi genome. Coding sequences within it:
- a CDS encoding PTS sugar transporter subunit IIA, whose amino-acid sequence is MTTPLITADLVAVDLVATDRDDATRQLIDLLAAAGRVTDADGFHADVRAREAQMATGMPGGIGLPHARSAHVTVPSLAVGKVPGGVDFGAPDGPATLVFLIAAPDSGDSAHLQILAALARRLVHESFRTSLKDAPDAATVAEIVTREVVPA
- a CDS encoding PTS fructose transporter subunit IIC; the protein is MKLVAVTSCPTGIAHTYMAAEALEQAGRAAGHEVAVETQGAAGSMPLDPRVIADADGVIYAADLEVKDKDRFAGKPFVDVGVKKAVHDAPGVIAAAVAAVESGVPAPAATGHAPGTGPTGPTTKVDANAGVGTRVRQWLMTGVSYMIPFVAAGGILIALSFMLAQLAWGDEGVVLVTEVPVDDLMTSFNVASLQDWAVLLFRTGGVAFGFLVPVLSGFIAYAIADRPGLVPGFVGGSVSVLVGAGFLGGLVTGFLAGFVALWIARWKVPKGVRGVMPVVVIPLLSSFVVGLVMFVIIGRPIASLMDGLSSWLNGLSGSNLVLLGVLLGAMMGFDLGGPINKVAYTFAVTGLATEGLDADATQYKVMAAVMAAGMVAPLAMALATVVRKKLFTHAEQENGKAAWLLGASFISEGAIPFAAADPWRVIVSSVAGSAVTGGIVMAFGSTLRAPHGGIWVLPLIGNPVGFVVAVLVGMVVMAAIVIALKSAKPNPLVEAEQAADEQAALVGQTA
- the groES gene encoding co-chaperone GroES produces the protein MSVSIKPLEDRIVVKTLDAETTTASGLVIPDSAKEKPQEGEVLAVGPGRVDDNGNRIPLDVAVGDKVIYSKYGGTEVKYAGEEYLILSARDILAVVVK
- a CDS encoding DeoR/GlpR family DNA-binding transcription regulator; translated protein: MYAPERHQQILARARAEGRVDVTALADELDVTPETIRRDLTALERHGLVRRVHGGAIPVERLGFEPGIADREGLLAGEKERIAKAALDELPDGGAVIFDAGTTTVRLAELLPTDRELTVVTHALPVATVLATRPGITLHLVGGTVRGRTLAAVGTWAVQALADIHADVAFVGTNGLSVEHGLTTPDLAEAAVKRALVTNARRTVVLADHTKLGRVDFAHVVPLSAVDTLVTDTGAEPELVDEIEAAGTRVVRA
- a CDS encoding exonuclease domain-containing protein, whose protein sequence is MGWNDGPLLGFDTETTGLDVDRDRIVTAALVRRDADGTHVRTWLLDPGVEIPEAAASIHGVSTEHAKAHGVAPKGALDEIATALAEAFRAGVPVVAYNAAFDLCLLDAELRRHRLPTLPDRLLGAARPVIDPLVLDRAEDREREGKRKLVDLCGVYEVVESGDLHNADVDVVATLDVLERIVGRFPHLADLDLDTLHEYQVTAHRAWAESFNAWRTEKGLDGPGAEPTWPAREPVGTLW
- the pfkB gene encoding 1-phosphofructokinase translates to MILTLTPNPSLDRALQVDRLVVGEVNRADAAWVHPGGKGINVSRVLMAHGVPTLAVLPAGGADGARLVELLGEQGVPALPVPVAEDTRTNLTLVEAGGATTKVNAPGPRLTDDEVDALLRAVEQQLTTQPAALVSAGSLPRGASECFFVQVAGLAARHGVPFALDTSGLPLTRAVRSGGLTLVKPNDDELAELVGHELVTVGDVVDAAREVIEAGTRAVLVSLGAHGALLVTARHHWWAGGPPLVPLSTVGAGDTTLAGFIAGDGDSATRLRRAVAFGRAAVLLPGTAVPTPDQIDTDAVQVVENPDPRTALKEL
- the guaB gene encoding IMP dehydrogenase, with product MTGTPSPADPFARIGLTYDDVLLLPGETDVIPSEVDTTSRLTREISVRVPLLSAAMDTVTESRMAIAMARQGGIGILHRNLSIEDQAHQVDRVKRSESGMVTDPVTVSPDATLAELDRLCGTYRVSGLPVVDAQDRLVGIITNRDLRFVPAAEFEHRRVHEVMTAMPLVTAPVGIARDDAAALLAKHKIEKLPLVDDAGVLRGLITVKDFVKSEQYPDATKDGEGRLVVGAAIGFFGDAWERATALVDAGVDVLVVDTANGHARLMLDMVRRLKSDPSTRAVQVIGGNVATTAGAQALVDAGVDAVKVGVGPGSICTTRVVAGIGVPQVTAIYDAAQACKPAGVPVIGDGGLQYSGDIAKALVAGADTVMLGSLLAGCDESPGELVFVNGKQFKHYRGMGSLGAMASRGRVSYSKDRYFQADVTTDEKIVPEGIEGQVPYRGPLAAVAHQLIGGLHQSMFYVGAHTIPELQAKGQFVRITAAGLKESHPHDIQMTVEAPNYSSHR
- a CDS encoding WhiB family transcriptional regulator: MAEISRLPGPVMDLWEWQFEGACRDADQDLFFHPEGERGSARRRRAEAAKAICATCPVLKECREQSLAVREPYGVWGGLSEDERAAILAQRSGRRAVV
- a CDS encoding MerR family transcriptional regulator, with amino-acid sequence MPADEDVSTPTTTAPDAGAPALAVAAVARRLGVAPATLRTWDRRYGLGPSEHSAGAHRRYSATDVERLLVMRRLTLDGVAPGEAARLALATDVTAEHGHRVRPVAPHPDASPTAVVDAALADDADRCARLLALGPGTPGAVARWWTDLVEPALTQLARRTVVDRPGVDAALTVRAAASAALRDATADPPAAGSPVVLVLVPPGEERPLVAHALAGALVESGVDGRLVGGPVTAHHASELVAMTRARAVVTVGRRTEPDLDVVVRLAHDRRDLPQFVMLPDSAHRHVPVEPHVHRARTFTGLLHEVLAVAAPADGS
- a CDS encoding GuaB3 family IMP dehydrogenase-related protein; translated protein: MSNEIEIGRGKRGRRAFSFDDVAVVPSRRTRDPEEVSVGWQIDAYHFDLPVLAAPMDSVMSPSTAVALGQAGGLGVLDLEGLWTRYEDPAPLLAEIATLDSARATARMQEIYSAPIQPELVSQRLKEVRAAGVTVAGALSPQRTQELWRTVVDAGVDLFVIRGTTVSAEHVSGRAEPLNLKRFIYELDVPVIVGGASTYTAALHLMRTGAAGVLVGFGGGAAHTTRVSLGIHAPMATAVADVAAARRDYLDESGGRYVHVIADGGVGRSGDLVKAVACGADAVMLGAALARATEAPGRGWHWGPEAHHPHLPRGERVEVGTAGSLEQILFGPGHTADGTLNLVGALKRAMATTGYSDLKEFQRVEVVVSPYQPH
- a CDS encoding response regulator transcription factor, translating into MAGVVVCHGSAVIRERLVVTSIGVPALTPVRAAASVDELITLARRVPPTVVLLDAHLPAPGATEAIRRLRAVSPSAAVVLLANPDDSVALDRALQLGARGFLAPDVGRAELSAVAAHVLASAVLPVQGPRATVEVPTPIGGSGLDGSRPAGGAVDGNDGAPASSEPGPAPLTKREVEVLVGMSNGRSNAQIGAELFLSEDTVKTHARRLFRKLGAKDRAQAVAIGLRRGLIR